A region from the Mycolicibacterium phlei genome encodes:
- a CDS encoding PaaI family thioesterase: MGCGPDNPHGLQLVVYRCGEQVYADATFDERHIGAPGLAHGGAVAAACDDVLGFTLWIAGTPAVTRSLTVEYLLPVPLHQPHRITAHITERNGRALHVRATGTGTDGVTRFTASAVFVVVSTEHFAAHGDLAAFDSLLERFTRSSRAHADPHDPAS, encoded by the coding sequence ATGGGCTGCGGCCCGGACAACCCCCACGGCCTGCAGCTGGTGGTGTATCGCTGCGGCGAGCAGGTGTATGCCGATGCGACCTTCGACGAACGCCACATCGGGGCGCCGGGATTGGCGCACGGCGGCGCGGTGGCCGCCGCCTGCGATGACGTGCTGGGCTTCACGTTGTGGATCGCCGGCACACCGGCGGTGACGCGCAGCCTGACCGTCGAGTATCTGCTGCCGGTGCCACTGCACCAACCGCACCGGATCACCGCGCACATCACCGAGCGCAACGGCCGCGCCCTGCATGTCCGCGCGACGGGCACCGGCACCGACGGCGTCACCCGGTTCACCGCGAGCGCGGTGTTCGTCGTGGTGAGCACCGAGCACTTCGCCGCCCACGGTGATCTGGCGGCGTTCGATAGCCTGCTGGAACGGTTCACCCGCAGCAGCCGGGCCCACGCCGATCCGCACGACCCGGCATCGTGA
- a CDS encoding IS3 family transposase (programmed frameshift), protein MSGKRKKYTPEFREQAARLVIETGRPIAHVAAEIGVGEQLLGRWVRQTRANGDDNGAVLDDDERAELERLRKENAELRLDRQFLKKSRGLLRLRTEPVDAYVLIEAEKATYAITRMCELLEVSRSGFYKWRTTQAAGPSPAARRRAELDRKVAAFHKASDRVYGAPRILADLREDGETVSRKTVAASLRRQGLAGISPRTFAPATTLVDLDDMMPKDLVKRCFDAGRLDVVWTSDITYLRTGEGWLYLCAVRDGCSRRVIGWAIDEHLHTDLVEAAVAMAVTMRGTLAEKVVLHADRGCQYTSAQMARFAHAHNLARSVGRTGVCWDNAQQESFWGTLKVEFYDRYLWRTKAAAKLAVGDWIERVYNRRRRHSAIGMISPVQFENRITQTAQAA, encoded by the exons ATGTCGGGCAAGCGCAAGAAGTACACCCCGGAGTTTCGGGAGCAGGCTGCCCGCCTGGTGATCGAGACGGGTCGTCCGATTGCTCATGTGGCTGCTGAGATCGGTGTAGGTGAGCAGTTGCTCGGGCGCTGGGTGCGCCAGACCCGCGCCAACGGCGACGATAATGGTGCGGTGCTTGATGACGATGAGCGTGCCGAGTTGGAGCGGCTACGCAAGGAGAACGCCGAGTTACGTTTGGACCGGCAGTTTTTGA AAAAAAGCCGCGGCCTTCTTCGCCTCCGAACAGAACCAGTAGACGCCTACGTTCTGATCGAAGCGGAGAAGGCCACTTACGCGATCACCCGGATGTGCGAGCTGCTGGAAGTCTCTCGCTCGGGGTTCTACAAGTGGCGCACGACCCAGGCGGCGGGACCGTCGCCGGCGGCTCGCCGGCGTGCCGAACTCGATAGGAAGGTCGCGGCGTTCCACAAGGCCTCTGACCGGGTGTACGGGGCCCCGCGGATCCTGGCCGACCTGCGTGAGGACGGCGAGACGGTGTCACGCAAAACGGTGGCAGCCTCGCTGCGCCGCCAGGGTCTGGCCGGGATCAGCCCACGCACGTTCGCCCCCGCGACCACGCTCGTCGACCTCGACGACATGATGCCCAAGGACCTGGTGAAACGATGTTTCGATGCTGGGCGCCTAGATGTGGTGTGGACTTCGGACATCACCTATCTGCGCACCGGTGAGGGCTGGCTGTATCTGTGTGCGGTCCGCGACGGATGCAGCCGGCGGGTGATCGGCTGGGCCATTGATGAGCACCTGCACACCGACCTCGTCGAAGCTGCGGTGGCGATGGCGGTGACAATGCGAGGAACGCTCGCCGAAAAGGTGGTCTTGCACGCTGACCGCGGCTGTCAGTACACCTCCGCGCAGATGGCCCGGTTCGCCCACGCCCACAACCTGGCCCGATCAGTGGGCCGCACCGGGGTGTGCTGGGACAATGCCCAGCAGGAATCATTCTGGGGCACATTGAAAGTCGAGTTCTATGACCGTTACTTGTGGCGCACCAAGGCGGCCGCTAAGCTCGCCGTCGGCGACTGGATCGAACGGGTCTACAACCGCCGCCGGCGCCACTCAGCGATCGGCATGATCAGCCCGGTTCAGTTCGAGAACCGGATCACTCAGACGGCACAAGCCGCCTGA
- a CDS encoding TetR/AcrR family transcriptional regulator, which yields MSSSQPDRVHHEDDDDIDPRRTRSRNRLLDAAAALLSTGGVEAVTVEAVTKASKVARTTLYRHFGSSSHLLAATFERLLPQVTPPAPASGTVRERLIELLTRQAALFADAPLHVTMLAWLSLGPTATTDHAGAEHAAGTLRARVVDQYRQPFDAILQSADARAELDDFDLNLALCQLIGPLAFARMTGLHTMTPHDTTRIVDDFLTTHQRKTTPTAPTRPGDNAVPVTAD from the coding sequence GTGAGCAGCAGCCAGCCGGATCGAGTCCACCACGAAGACGACGACGATATCGACCCCCGCCGCACCCGGTCCCGCAATCGCTTACTGGACGCCGCGGCCGCGCTGCTCAGCACCGGTGGTGTCGAGGCCGTCACCGTCGAGGCGGTCACCAAAGCCTCCAAGGTGGCCCGAACCACCCTCTACCGCCACTTCGGCAGTTCGTCGCACCTGCTGGCGGCCACCTTCGAACGGCTGCTACCCCAAGTCACCCCGCCGGCACCGGCCAGCGGGACGGTGCGCGAACGCCTCATCGAACTGCTCACCCGCCAGGCGGCGCTGTTCGCCGACGCCCCGCTACACGTCACCATGCTGGCCTGGCTGTCCCTCGGCCCTACCGCAACCACCGACCACGCCGGCGCTGAACACGCGGCCGGCACGCTGCGCGCACGCGTCGTCGACCAATACCGACAACCCTTCGACGCCATCCTGCAAAGCGCCGACGCCCGCGCCGAACTCGACGACTTCGACCTGAACCTCGCGCTGTGTCAACTCATCGGGCCGCTCGCCTTCGCCCGCATGACCGGTCTACACACCATGACCCCCCACGACACCACCCGCATCGTCGACGACTTCCTCACCACGCATCAACGCAAAACCACCCCCACCGCACCCACACGACCCGGCGACAACGCCGTGCCGGTCACCGCCGACTAA
- a CDS encoding IS3 family transposase (programmed frameshift) yields MVRTLRAELGTEQGTVQRVARQLGYGVESVRTWVRQVDIDEGLAPGVTTSESKKVKELEQEIRELKRANEILKRAAKFLRGGARPPTQEIVDFIDDNRGEFGVEPICTVLRSAGLQVALSTYYDAKARVPSARALRDAVLGPALCQLWKDNYCVYGARKLWKTARRDGHDVGRDQVARLMRAAGIEGVRRGKRVRTTKADPAAARHPDLVHRNFAAAAPNQLWVTDLTFVPTWAGVAYVCFIIDAHSRMIVGWRVASHMRTSMVLDALEMARWSRGTTLQDLICHSDAGSQFTSIRYGERLAEIGAVPSIGTVGDSFDNALAETVNGYYKAELIYGPARSGPWKTVEDVELATLSWVHWHNTSRLHSYLGDIPPTEFEAAFYDAYRTDQPLIGIQ; encoded by the exons ATGGTCCGCACCTTGCGCGCGGAGCTGGGCACCGAGCAGGGCACAGTGCAGCGGGTCGCTCGCCAGCTCGGCTACGGAGTGGAATCGGTGCGCACCTGGGTCCGTCAGGTCGACATCGACGAAGGCCTGGCTCCTGGGGTGACGACCTCGGAGTCGAAGAAGGTGAAGGAACTCGAACAGGAGATCCGAGAACTCAAGCGTGCCAACGAGATTCTGAAGCGAGCGGCAA AGTTTCTTCGGGGCGGAGCTCGACCGCCAACACAAGAAATAGTCGATTTCATCGACGACAATCGCGGGGAGTTCGGGGTCGAGCCCATCTGCACGGTCCTGCGCAGCGCAGGCTTGCAGGTGGCCCTGAGCACCTACTACGACGCCAAAGCCCGGGTCCCATCGGCGCGGGCCCTGCGCGACGCCGTCCTCGGGCCGGCGTTGTGCCAGCTCTGGAAAGACAACTACTGCGTCTATGGGGCCCGCAAACTCTGGAAAACGGCTCGTCGCGATGGTCATGACGTCGGTCGCGATCAGGTGGCCCGGCTGATGCGGGCCGCAGGCATTGAGGGGGTCCGGCGCGGCAAACGGGTGCGGACCACCAAAGCTGACCCAGCCGCGGCGCGGCACCCGGACTTGGTGCACCGCAACTTCGCCGCGGCTGCCCCGAACCAGCTCTGGGTGACCGACCTGACATTCGTGCCGACCTGGGCCGGGGTGGCCTACGTGTGCTTCATCATTGACGCACACTCGCGGATGATCGTGGGGTGGCGGGTGGCTTCGCACATGCGGACCTCGATGGTTCTCGACGCGTTGGAGATGGCGCGTTGGTCACGCGGAACTACATTGCAGGACTTGATATGTCACTCAGATGCCGGGTCGCAATTCACGTCCATTCGCTACGGCGAGCGGCTCGCTGAGATCGGCGCAGTCCCGTCAATTGGGACCGTTGGAGATAGTTTCGATAACGCTCTCGCGGAGACAGTCAACGGTTACTACAAAGCCGAGCTGATCTACGGGCCGGCTCGAAGCGGACCGTGGAAGACCGTCGAGGACGTAGAACTCGCCACCCTCAGTTGGGTCCACTGGCACAACACCAGCCGCCTGCACAGCTACCTCGGCGACATCCCACCCACGGAGTTCGAAGCCGCGTTCTACGATGCATACCGGACCGACCAACCCTTGATCGGAATCCAATAG
- a CDS encoding RND family transporter, translating into MNARRRYRRSAEPADSSEYSARLAALARFTVRHKALVIGAWLGVAVVLALLFPQLETVVRQQSAELLPHDVPSFQTVDRMSAAFGEQGSKTMVFVAMEDPAGLTPATRERYDDLVARLRGDTAHVLLVQDLLADPITAAQAVSADRKAWFLPVGVAGTLGDPTAAESVQAVRDIAADVFADSSTTAYVTGPPATFSDQIAAAEHDLVLISIATAGLIAVILLIVYRSVFTALLPLLVIAVSLVVGRGALSALGQLGMPVSQFTVAFMTAILLGAGTDYTVFLISRYHEQRRAQVPPDQAIVHATASIGRVILASAATVAFAFLAMVFAQLSVFAALGPACAVAVMFGFLATVTLLPPVLALAARRGIGDPKPDRTRRYWNRVAVAVVRRPVPLLIASLVILLTLAAATTTMKISYDDRKGQPATTASNQGYQLLDRHFPKDIVITEFLVVENPTDMRTAKGLADLDEMASRVSQIPGVTTVSGVTRPTGARLEQAQLSWQNGQIGDKMAGAVADGNARKDDLTKLTAGADQLAGGLAQLDTTLRTALTPLTATLTQVQSAGTQIQQFRPLLQQLSATAPGVDRAIQSGPGLRPLAEQAQHAIAVLDPLTGALNTSPWCATTPQCAQIRDQVQTLVRLRDSGLFTQIAELGDRYNPDTNATVAGTLATVHTAVTSLDKAFATLGDPADLAGNIRRLQDGISQLASGAQALATGVHALADSNIEMLSGMSQIATQLQNAARATANSDSSSGFYLPANTFQNRQFADMAKQFLSPDGKTARFAIETSHDPYSAEATRLAHEITDVANAARPNTSLHQATVSVAGFPAVNSDIQRLLRADFAQLALATLLIVGLILVLLLRALLAPLYLLGTVVLNYLASLGIGVLIFQWGLGHEIAWPVPLLAFIILVAVGADYNMLLVSRLREESGHNIRVGVLRTVANTGSVITSAGLIFAASMFGLMVGSVAIMIQAGLIIGCGLLLDTFLVRTLTVPAIATLLREASWWPQRATRRPTTTSQTAPTNP; encoded by the coding sequence ATGAATGCTAGGCGGCGATACCGCCGTTCGGCCGAACCGGCGGATTCCAGCGAGTACAGCGCGCGGTTGGCGGCGCTGGCGAGGTTCACGGTGAGGCACAAGGCGCTGGTGATCGGAGCCTGGCTCGGCGTCGCGGTGGTGCTGGCACTGCTGTTTCCCCAATTGGAAACCGTGGTGCGCCAGCAATCGGCGGAGCTGCTCCCCCATGATGTGCCGTCGTTTCAGACGGTGGACCGGATGAGCGCGGCGTTCGGCGAACAAGGTTCCAAGACCATGGTGTTCGTCGCGATGGAAGACCCCGCCGGGCTGACCCCCGCGACGCGGGAGCGCTACGACGACCTGGTGGCGCGGCTACGCGGCGACACCGCCCACGTCTTGCTGGTGCAGGATCTGCTGGCCGACCCGATCACCGCGGCGCAGGCGGTCAGCGCCGACCGCAAGGCCTGGTTTCTGCCGGTCGGGGTGGCCGGCACCCTGGGCGATCCCACCGCCGCCGAATCCGTGCAAGCCGTGCGCGACATCGCCGCCGACGTGTTCGCCGACTCGTCGACCACCGCGTACGTCACCGGCCCGCCCGCCACGTTCAGCGACCAGATCGCGGCCGCCGAACACGACCTGGTGCTGATTTCGATCGCCACCGCCGGCCTGATCGCGGTGATCCTGCTCATCGTGTACCGCTCGGTGTTCACCGCGCTGCTGCCGCTGCTGGTGATCGCGGTGAGCCTGGTCGTCGGGCGCGGTGCGCTCTCGGCCCTGGGCCAGCTGGGAATGCCGGTCTCGCAATTCACCGTGGCGTTCATGACCGCGATCCTGCTGGGAGCCGGCACCGACTACACGGTGTTTCTGATCAGCCGCTACCACGAGCAGCGCCGCGCACAGGTGCCGCCCGATCAGGCCATCGTGCACGCCACTGCCAGCATCGGCCGGGTCATCCTGGCCTCGGCGGCCACCGTCGCCTTCGCCTTCCTGGCCATGGTGTTCGCTCAACTGAGCGTGTTCGCCGCCCTCGGCCCGGCCTGCGCGGTTGCCGTCATGTTCGGATTCCTGGCCACCGTGACGCTGCTGCCACCGGTGCTGGCGCTGGCCGCCCGACGCGGCATCGGCGACCCCAAACCCGACCGCACCCGCCGCTACTGGAACCGCGTCGCGGTCGCGGTCGTCCGCCGACCCGTGCCCCTGCTGATCGCCAGCCTGGTCATCCTGCTGACCCTGGCCGCAGCCACCACCACGATGAAGATCAGCTACGACGACCGCAAAGGCCAGCCCGCCACCACCGCCAGCAACCAGGGCTACCAACTCCTCGACCGCCACTTCCCCAAAGACATCGTCATCACCGAATTCCTCGTCGTGGAAAACCCCACCGACATGCGCACCGCAAAAGGGCTCGCCGACCTCGACGAAATGGCCTCCCGCGTCTCCCAGATCCCCGGCGTCACCACAGTGTCCGGCGTCACCCGCCCCACCGGAGCCCGCCTCGAACAAGCCCAACTCTCCTGGCAGAACGGCCAGATCGGCGACAAGATGGCCGGCGCCGTCGCCGACGGCAACGCCAGGAAAGACGACCTCACCAAGCTCACCGCCGGCGCCGACCAACTCGCCGGCGGCCTTGCCCAACTCGACACCACCCTGCGAACCGCCCTGACCCCCCTCACCGCGACACTCACCCAAGTCCAGTCCGCCGGCACCCAGATTCAACAGTTCCGGCCCCTGCTGCAACAACTTTCGGCCACCGCCCCCGGCGTCGACCGCGCCATCCAATCCGGTCCCGGACTGCGACCCCTGGCCGAACAAGCCCAACACGCCATCGCCGTCCTCGACCCCCTCACCGGTGCCCTCAACACCTCCCCGTGGTGTGCCACCACACCCCAATGCGCCCAGATCCGCGACCAAGTCCAGACACTGGTGCGCTTGCGTGACAGCGGATTGTTCACCCAGATCGCCGAACTCGGCGATCGCTACAACCCCGACACCAACGCCACCGTCGCCGGCACCCTGGCCACCGTCCACACCGCGGTCACCTCCCTCGACAAAGCCTTCGCAACCCTCGGAGACCCCGCCGACCTGGCCGGCAACATCCGACGCCTCCAAGACGGCATCAGCCAACTCGCCTCAGGCGCCCAAGCACTGGCCACCGGCGTCCACGCACTGGCCGACAGCAACATCGAAATGCTGTCCGGGATGAGCCAGATCGCCACCCAACTCCAAAACGCCGCCCGAGCCACCGCCAACTCGGACTCCTCCAGCGGCTTCTACCTGCCCGCCAACACCTTCCAAAACCGCCAATTCGCCGATATGGCAAAACAATTCCTCTCCCCAGACGGAAAAACAGCACGCTTTGCCATCGAAACCAGCCACGACCCCTACAGCGCCGAAGCAACCCGCCTCGCACACGAAATCACCGACGTCGCCAACGCCGCACGCCCCAACACCTCACTGCACCAAGCCACCGTCTCCGTTGCCGGGTTCCCCGCCGTCAACTCCGACATCCAACGACTGCTGCGAGCCGACTTCGCCCAACTCGCCCTCGCCACACTGCTCATCGTCGGACTCATCCTCGTACTACTGCTGCGCGCCCTGCTCGCCCCGCTCTACCTGCTCGGCACCGTCGTGCTCAACTACCTGGCCTCACTGGGCATCGGCGTCCTCATCTTCCAATGGGGACTCGGACACGAGATCGCCTGGCCAGTACCACTACTCGCGTTCATCATCCTGGTCGCAGTCGGCGCCGACTACAACATGCTGCTCGTCTCACGACTACGCGAAGAATCAGGACACAACATCCGCGTCGGCGTACTGCGCACCGTCGCCAACACCGGCTCCGTCATCACCTCAGCCGGCCTCATCTTCGCCGCCAGCATGTTCGGCCTCATGGTCGGCTCAGTGGCCATCATGATCCAAGCCGGCCTCATCATCGGCTGCGGACTCCTACTCGACACCTTCCTCGTACGCACCCTCACCGTCCCCGCCATCGCCACACTCCTACGCGAAGCCAGCTGGTGGCCCCAACGAGCCACCCGCCGCCCAACAACCACCAGCCAGACCGCACCAACCAACCCCTAA
- a CDS encoding TetR family transcriptional regulator has protein sequence MTATDTGAHPECQHAQADSPPAALHPTAPPRPRTPTRHREAILDAALVVAAAGGYEAVRMRTVAERAGIAVGTLYRYFPSKSHLLVSALAREFGRLQAAQDWAATGTTPQQRLDRLTGYLHDRWQRDLHLTEAMTRAFVAADSTAAAALDEAAAVIQRLLAHTLGGGTPGPFDQPVAELLADIWLANLTAFIGRRASAAQTRDRIDRASRRIVDRLASLTPDS, from the coding sequence GTGACCGCGACCGACACCGGCGCCCACCCCGAATGCCAACACGCCCAGGCGGATTCGCCGCCGGCGGCGCTACATCCGACCGCGCCGCCGCGTCCGCGCACGCCGACGCGGCACCGAGAGGCGATTCTGGATGCGGCGCTGGTGGTGGCCGCCGCGGGCGGGTATGAGGCCGTGCGGATGCGCACGGTAGCCGAGCGGGCCGGTATCGCGGTCGGCACGCTCTACCGCTACTTCCCGTCCAAGTCCCACCTGCTGGTCTCGGCGCTGGCCCGAGAATTCGGGCGGCTGCAGGCCGCCCAGGACTGGGCCGCCACCGGCACGACACCTCAGCAGCGCCTGGATCGGCTGACCGGGTATCTGCACGACCGCTGGCAGCGCGACCTTCATCTCACCGAGGCCATGACACGGGCATTCGTCGCCGCCGACAGCACCGCGGCCGCCGCCCTCGACGAGGCCGCCGCCGTCATCCAGCGCCTGCTCGCCCACACCCTGGGCGGCGGCACGCCCGGGCCGTTCGATCAGCCGGTCGCCGAGCTCCTCGCCGACATCTGGCTGGCGAACCTGACCGCCTTCATCGGCCGGCGGGCCTCGGCGGCCCAGACCCGCGACCGCATCGATCGGGCCAGCCGGCGCATCGTGGATCGCCTGGCCTCCCTCACCCCCGACAGTTAA
- a CDS encoding type VII secretion target, with protein sequence MTETLRVDTELVQQAGARLQSIAQGIPEPPTPYRPAFCTDALSAAIAAKVSEVVDPVIAQMPLTKEALVRYAHNVVNAANTYDAVDRQLAEAILKRLEQFDGAADRDRGSAAGGGGAAAIPAASGSGSGAYTASPEPTTASAQPALGAPSAGQGMPMPMGLAQQAAQAPMQIGGMLGAVPQAAHQAAQQAMQQAGQLSSMIGDSAEKDSSEDETAAREPGDEPGEDQAAAGEAREHVPDELAQYPAERKQDEAGPEIAL encoded by the coding sequence ATGACTGAGACCTTGCGAGTCGACACCGAGCTCGTCCAGCAGGCCGGTGCACGACTGCAGTCGATCGCGCAGGGCATCCCCGAGCCGCCGACGCCGTATCGGCCGGCCTTCTGTACCGACGCGCTTTCGGCTGCCATCGCGGCGAAGGTCTCCGAAGTCGTCGACCCGGTGATCGCCCAGATGCCTCTCACCAAGGAGGCGTTGGTGCGCTATGCGCATAACGTCGTGAACGCGGCGAACACCTACGACGCGGTGGACCGTCAGCTCGCCGAAGCGATCCTCAAGCGGTTGGAGCAGTTCGACGGGGCGGCTGATCGGGATCGAGGCAGCGCGGCCGGCGGTGGTGGCGCCGCCGCGATACCCGCAGCGTCTGGTTCCGGAAGCGGGGCGTACACCGCAAGTCCCGAACCCACGACAGCCTCTGCTCAGCCGGCGCTGGGTGCGCCGTCGGCGGGACAGGGAATGCCGATGCCGATGGGGCTCGCACAGCAGGCGGCCCAGGCGCCGATGCAGATCGGTGGAATGCTCGGGGCGGTGCCGCAAGCGGCCCACCAGGCCGCGCAACAGGCGATGCAGCAGGCCGGTCAGCTGTCGTCGATGATCGGCGATAGCGCCGAGAAGGATTCCAGCGAGGACGAAACAGCCGCGCGGGAACCGGGAGACGAACCCGGAGAGGACCAAGCCGCGGCTGGCGAGGCACGAGAACACGTACCTGACGAACTGGCTCAATACCCAGCGGAGCGGAAGCAAGACGAGGCGGGACCGGAGATCGCACTGTGA
- a CDS encoding DUF6188 family protein, which produces MFTQWIEDCVVQRVSLRDGLVLDLDGYSELVISRPLRLTLPPVGDFPAEQVLIDPNRVAVHERPLLDLAGAVCTHARYGDDGALHLGFSRGHRIDVEADAHATAWELYGKRHGYMACLPRGRVRVVRHDIPDADDTDAGVGAGH; this is translated from the coding sequence ATGTTCACCCAATGGATCGAAGACTGCGTCGTGCAACGCGTGTCGCTGCGCGACGGGTTGGTGTTGGACCTCGATGGTTACAGCGAGCTGGTGATTTCGCGTCCCCTGCGGCTGACGCTGCCGCCCGTCGGGGACTTTCCGGCCGAACAAGTGCTCATCGACCCCAACCGGGTCGCGGTGCACGAACGCCCGCTGCTCGACCTGGCCGGCGCGGTGTGCACGCACGCCCGGTACGGCGATGACGGCGCGTTGCACCTGGGTTTTTCCCGCGGGCACCGCATCGATGTGGAGGCCGACGCGCACGCCACCGCCTGGGAGCTCTACGGCAAACGCCACGGATACATGGCCTGCCTGCCGCGTGGCCGGGTCCGGGTGGTCCGCCACGACATCCCCGACGCCGACGACACCGACGCCGGCGTCGGCGCAGGTCATTAG
- a CDS encoding zinc-dependent alcohol dehydrogenase, translating to MRAVTWQGKRKVSVDTVPDPAIKEPTDAIIKVTSTNICGSDLHLYEVLGAFMNPGDILGHEAMGIVEEVGPEVDNLTPGDRVVIPFNISCGHCFMCGHGLQSQCETTQNRDQGTGAALFGYSTLYGEVAGGQAEYLRVPQAQYTHIKVPDDGPDDRYVYLSDVLPTAWQAVEYANIPDGGTLVVLGLGPIGSMACRIAAHRKGCKVIGVDLVDERLARAQAYCDQVIDLRTEDAAEIVKAHTDGRGADSVIDAVGMEAHGSPVAETLQTASGFLPSPVGRVVMKNAGVDRLAAFNSAIALVRRGGTISLSGVYGGAADPINLMTLFDKQIQLHMGQANVKRWVPDIMPLLTAEDPLGVETFATHRLPLDAAPHAYETFQKKQDGMVKVILHP from the coding sequence ATGCGTGCAGTCACGTGGCAAGGCAAGCGGAAAGTGTCCGTCGACACCGTGCCCGACCCGGCGATCAAGGAACCCACCGACGCGATCATCAAGGTCACCAGCACCAACATCTGCGGATCCGACCTGCACCTCTACGAGGTCCTCGGCGCGTTCATGAATCCCGGCGACATCCTCGGACACGAGGCCATGGGCATCGTCGAGGAGGTCGGCCCCGAGGTCGACAACCTCACACCCGGTGACCGCGTTGTCATCCCCTTCAACATCTCCTGCGGCCACTGCTTCATGTGCGGCCACGGCCTGCAGAGCCAGTGCGAAACCACCCAGAACCGCGACCAGGGCACCGGCGCGGCCCTCTTCGGCTACTCCACCCTCTACGGTGAGGTCGCCGGCGGGCAGGCCGAGTACCTGCGCGTCCCGCAGGCCCAGTACACCCACATCAAGGTCCCCGACGACGGGCCCGACGACCGCTACGTGTACCTGTCCGACGTGCTGCCCACCGCCTGGCAGGCCGTCGAGTACGCCAACATCCCCGACGGCGGCACGCTTGTCGTCCTCGGCCTCGGGCCGATCGGCTCGATGGCCTGCCGCATCGCTGCACATCGCAAGGGCTGCAAGGTGATCGGCGTCGACCTCGTCGACGAACGGCTCGCCCGCGCCCAGGCCTACTGCGACCAGGTCATCGATCTGCGCACCGAGGACGCCGCCGAGATCGTCAAGGCCCACACCGACGGCCGTGGCGCCGACTCCGTCATCGACGCCGTCGGCATGGAAGCCCACGGCTCCCCCGTCGCCGAGACCCTGCAGACCGCGAGCGGCTTCCTGCCCTCGCCCGTCGGCCGCGTCGTCATGAAGAACGCCGGTGTCGACCGCCTGGCCGCCTTCAACTCCGCGATCGCGCTGGTCCGCCGCGGCGGCACCATCTCGCTGTCCGGCGTGTACGGCGGCGCCGCCGACCCGATCAACCTGATGACGTTGTTCGACAAGCAGATTCAGCTGCACATGGGCCAGGCCAACGTCAAGCGCTGGGTGCCAGACATCATGCCGCTGCTCACCGCCGAGGATCCACTCGGCGTCGAGACCTTCGCCACCCACCGGCTGCCCCTGGACGCCGCCCCGCACGCCTACGAGACGTTCCAGAAGAAGCAGGACGGCATGGTCAAGGTCATCCTGCACCCCTGA